CGAAGGCCATTGCCGAGGTTTACCGTAAACAAGGCAAACGCTATTCTCCACCAGAGGGGCTTAAGTGGGAGAACATAACCAGGAAATGGCGTGCTTTGTTGGAGGAATTATTACGCTGATTTTAGACATAGCCCCGCGGGGATTCGAACCCCGGTCGCGGGCTCCAAAGGCCCGCATGATTGACCGCTACACCACGGGGCTTCATAAAGTCTTCGCCATTTGTGGTAATAACGGTTTCGTTTAGAAATCGTCAAGCGTCTTCTGCCTCAGATTTGACACCGTCTTCCAGCGCATTCTCACGCAGCTCGGAATTCTGCCTGAAGCTATCCACTCCTTCAGCACTTCTCTTGTCCTCGGATCGCTCGCATAGCCGCTGCCGAAATCCCCGAATTTTTCTTTCAGCCTCTCAATCTCCCGCTCCCTTTCCACCTTTGCGATGATTGAAGCCGCAGCTACCAGGGGATACTTCTCGTCCGCCTTGTGCTCGGCCACAACTCTCAACCCCGTAATCTCCTCAAGCTCCCTCGAAAGTCTCTCGGGAATCACATCAGGACTGTCAACATAAGCAATTTCCGGCTTCAGCCTGAGAATTATTTCAGCGTAGCACTCCTTCAAAATCTCGTTTATGGTTTTAGCAGCCATCCTTTCGTCGAGATTTTCGGGAGAAACTTTCAAAA
The nucleotide sequence above comes from Archaeoglobus fulgidus DSM 4304. Encoded proteins:
- the rnhB gene encoding ribonuclease HII, whose product is MKAGIDEAGKGCVIGPLVVAGVACSDEDRLRKLGVKDSKKLSQGRREELAEEIRKICRTEVLKVSPENLDERMAAKTINEILKECYAEIILRLKPEIAYVDSPDVIPERLSRELEEITGLRVVAEHKADEKYPLVAAASIIAKVEREREIERLKEKFGDFGSGYASDPRTREVLKEWIASGRIPSCVRMRWKTVSNLRQKTLDDF